The following coding sequences lie in one Raphanus sativus cultivar WK10039 unplaced genomic scaffold, ASM80110v3 Scaffold1212, whole genome shotgun sequence genomic window:
- the LOC108822296 gene encoding BTB/POZ domain-containing protein At1g55760, whose amino-acid sequence MTDSAYRVDTTSRLAQWRILNLSSSTYRKSDPFKMGLWNWHLSVEKSKMLLNVKLYPEVSNLSRENPPVASFVLRVVSSSGERKAFSHPEVIDKKIKTNEDFLWTIEVPLTGKIIIDVEFLDLKVLSQDSGEFYSIWADGSTQNQSEVTAVTSLGRMLTESIYTDVTINASGGSIGAHRAVLAARSPVFRSMFLHDLKEKELSAINIPDMPLDACRAFLGYIYGNIQSEDFLTHRLALLQAADKYDIADLKDACHLSLVEDIDAKNVLERLQNAYLYQLPELKASCMRYLVKFGKIFEIREEFNIFMQCADRDLISEVFHEVLSTWKGF is encoded by the exons ATGACTGATTCAGCTTACAGAGTAGACACCACCTCCAGGCTCGCCCAATGGCGTATCCTCAACCTCTCTTCCTCCACTTACCGCAAGTCCGATCCTTTCAAGATGGGTCTTTGGAACTg GCATTTGTCTGTAGAGAAAAGCAAGATGCTATTAAATGTTAAGTTGTATCCAGAAGTATCCAACCTCTCCAGAGAAAACCCACCTGTTGCTTCCTTTGTTCTTCGTGTTGTCTCTTCTTCTGGTGAGAGGAAAGCTTTTTCTCATCCAG AAGTAATAGATAAGAAGATCAAGACTAACGAAGATTTCCTCTGGACCATTGAAGTTCCCTTAACTGGAAAAATCATCATCGACGTCGAGTTTCTTGACCTCAAAGTTCTGTCTCAAGAT AGTGGAGAGTTCTACTCGATTTGGGCAGACGGTTCAACGCAGAACCAATCAGAAGTTACAGCGGTTACATCCCTTGGACGTATGTTGACAGAAAGCATCTACACAGACGTAACGATCAATGCCTCTGGTGGAAGCATCGGAGCACACCGAGCTGTCCTCGCAGCCCGTTCACCTGTTTTCCGCAGCATGTTTCTACATGACCTGAAAGAGAAAGAACTGTCAGCCATAAACATACCGGACATGCCTCTCGATGCTTGCCGAGCGTTCCTCGGTTACATCTACGGAAACATCCAGAGCGAAGACTTTCTAACGCACAGGTTGGCGCTTCTCCAAGCAGCTGATAAGTATGACATTGCTGATCTGAAAGACGCGTGCCACCTGAGTCTTGTGGAGGATATAGACGCGAAGAATGTGCTCGAGAGGCTGCAGAACGCTTATCTCTACCAGTTGCCTGAACTGAAGGCAAGCTGCATGAGGTATCTTGTGAAGTTTGGGAAGATATTTGAGATCCGGGAGGAGTTCAACATATTCATGCAGTGCGCAGACAGAGATTTGATATCTGAAGTCTTCCACGAAGTCCTCAGTACATGGAAAGGGTTTTAG